DNA sequence from the Deltaproteobacteria bacterium genome:
CACCGGCTGCGATCCTGTTGAAGCGCGCCGCCGGCATCGAAAAGGGTTCCGGCGAGCCGAACAAGAAGAAGGTCGGCAAAGTCACCCGAGCGCAGGTGCGCGAAATCGCCCAGCTCAAAATGGTAGATCTGACCGCCGAGAGTATTGAAGCTGCCATGCGGACGGTCGAAGGCGCCGCCCGCAGCATGGGACTGGATGTCGTAGAGTAGGAAGGAACAGCCATGGCTCGACAAGGAAAGCGCCTCGCCGCAGGGATGAAATTGGTTGATCGCACCAAGCGATATCCACTCGCCGATGCGCTGCAACTGCTCACTCAGTGTCCGGCGCCAAAGTTCGACGAAACAGTCGAGTTGGCTGTTCGCCTCGGCGTTGATCCGCGCCAAGCGGACCAAAATGTGCGCGGTACCGTTGTGCTTCCCCACGGCACTGGGAAGACCGTGCGAATCGCCGTCTTTGCCAAGGGTGACAAGGAACGCGAAGCCCGCGAAGCGGGCGCCGATGTCGTCGGCGGCGAAGATCTGGTGAAGAAAATCCAGGAAGAGGGCTGGCTCGAATTCGACAAAGCGATTGCGACCCCAGACATGATGGGATTGGTAGGTCGCATCGGCAAGATCCTCGGCCCGCGCGGATTGATGCCCAACCCGAAAGTGGGGACGGTCACCTTTGATGTGGCCAAGGCCGTCACCGAATTGAAGGGTGGCAAGGTTGAATTCCGTGTCGAGAAGGCCGGGATCGTCCAGGTACCTATCGGCAAGCGATCGTTCGGCGCCGAGCGCTTGACCGAGAACGCCTCGACCTTGATCGCGAGCTTGATCAAGGCCAAACCCGCGGCGGCCAAGGGCAACTATCTGATCAGTGTGGCGGTGTCGGCAACCATGAGCCCGGGTATCAAGGTTGATCCACTGGCCGTGCGCACCCTGGTATAAGGAGGCAGTCGTGAATCGCGAAGAAAAATCCGAAGCGGTCACGCAATTGCAGCAGCGGTTCCAGCGCGCGGCGGTGACCTTGGTGGCCATTCCGAAGAAGCTGACGGTTGCGCAGGCCACCAAGCTGCGGCGTGCCATCCGCGCGGCCGGTGGTGAGTACAAGGTGCCGAAGAACACGCTCGCCCGGCTGGCGCTGAAAGAGACGACGTACGGCAAGTTGGAGTCGCTGCTCCAGGGACCGACCAGCCTTGTGTTTGGCTACGCGGATCCGGTGGCGGTCACCAAGGCGTTGGTCAAATTCGTGGAGGAGTCCAACGACGCGCTGGCGATCAAGGGTGGCGCGCTCGAAGGGCAGTCGATGGTGGTCGAGCAAGTCAAGGCGCTGGCGAGTATGCCGTCGATCGACGTGCTGCGAGCGCGCGTCGTCGCCATGACCCAGGCCCCGGGGGCCCGCGTCGTTGCGGCGATGAAGCACCCGGCGAGCCGCATTGCCGGCGCGATCGAGTCACTGGTGAAACAGAAGCAAAACGAAGCGGGCGCGGTTGCGGTGGCGGCTGAGTAACGTAAACAGGCATCTTAAAGAAAGCGATACGGAGGAGAACATGGCCGAAGCACGTGAATGGTCGAACGAAGTCAAAGACATTGGCGACAAGATTGTCGCCCTAACCCTGCTCAAGGCCCAGGAGCTGGGCGACTACTTGAAGGACAACTACGGCATTGAAGCCGCCGCTGCGCCGATGATGATGGCCGGTCCGGCTGCGGCCGGTGGTGCCGCGCCCGCTGCTGCGGCCGAGCAGGACGAGTTTACCGTCGTGCTGACCGGCGCGGGGGACAAGAAGATCCAGGTCATCAAGGTGATCCGCGAACTCACCAGCCTCGGGCTGAAGGAAGCCAAGGACCTCGTCGACGGTGCCCCCAAGCCCGTCAAGGAGGGCGTCAACAAGGCGCAAGCCGAGGAAATGAAGAAGAAGATCGAAGAGGCGGGTGGAACGGCCGAACTCAAGTAACGACGCAACTCCGAGTTCAACAGTAGAGGAGTCGCAATGAGTTCACAGGTCGCGAGCAACGTTCGGTTTCGGCGGAACTTCGGCAAGATCAAAAAGATTGTCGAAATCCCCAACCTGATCGAGATTCAGAAGCGGTCGTACGAAGAGTTCCTGCAGCGCAACGTTCCGCCGAGCGAACGGCGCGACATGGGTCTGCAGGGCGTCTTCAAATCGGTGTTCCCGATCAAGGACTTCAACGAGACCGCCTCGCTCGAGTTCGTCAACTTTTCCCTCGGCGAGCCCAAGTACTCGGTTGATGAGTGCCACGAGCGCGGCATGACCTACGCCGCTCCGCACAAGGTCACCATTCAGTTGGTGATCTGGGAAGTCGATCCGACCACCGGCGCGCGCTCGATCAAGAACGTGAAGGAGCAAGAGGTCTACTTCGGGGAAATCCCGCTGATGACCGACAACGGCACCTTCATGGTCAACGGCACCGAGCGCGTGATCGTGAGCCAGTTGCACCGCTCACCCGGCGTCTTCTTCGATCACGACAAAGGGAAGACCCACGCAAGCGGCAAGCTGCTCTACTCGGCCCGCATCATTCCGTACCGCGGGTCGTGGATCGATTTCGAATTCGACCCGCGCGACATCCTCTACGTCCGCATCGACCGGCGCCGTAAGTTCCACGCCACGGTGTTGCTGCGGGCCCTTGGGATGACCACCGAGGATCTGCTCAACTATTTCTACAAGACCGACACGGTCATGATCGACTCGAAGCGAGTCGCGAAGATCTTCAAGGCCGATCAGCTGGTCGGGGTGAAGGCCTCGCGCGATATCCGCTCCCCGAGCAACGAGCTGATCGTGAAGGAAGGGCGCAAGATTACGAAGGGCGCCCTCAAACAGCTCGAAGCCGCCGGCGTTAAGGAGATTCCGATCACGCTCGAAGAGGTGATCGGCCGTATCTCCGCGCACGACGTTGCCGATCCCAAAACCGGCGAAGTGCTGATCGAATGCAACCAGGAGCTCACCACCGACCGGCTCGACCGTCTACGCGAACGGGGCATCAGTGAAATCCAGGTGCTCTTCCTCGACGACACCCACATCGGGTCATCGCTGCGCGACACCTTGCTGCAGGACAAGATCGTTTCGCCCGACGAGGCGATCATCGAGATCTACAAGCGCCTGCGCCCCGGCGATCCGCCGACGGTGGAGACGGCGACCACGTTCTTCAACAATCTGTTCTTCAACCCGGAGCGCTACGATCTCTCGCGCGTCGGGCGCCTCAAGCTGAATCACAAGCTCAAGATCAACGTGCCGCTCGATCAGGGTACGCTCCGACGCGAGGATATCCTCGAGGTGGTGCGCTACCTCATCGAGCTGAAGAACGGCAACGGCACGATTGACGACATCGATCACCTCGGCAACCGGCGCGTCCGCGCGGTCGGTGAGTTGGTTGAGAACCAGTACCGTATCGGCTTGGTTCGCATGGAGCGGGCAATCAAGGAACGCATGAGTCTGCAGGACATCGAAACGTTGATGCCGCAGGAACTCATCAACTACAAGCCGGTGTCGGCAGTCGTCAAAGAGTTCTTCGGATCGAGCCAGCTATCGCAGTTCATGGATCAGACCAATCCGCTATCGGAAATCACGCACAAGCGGCGGCTGTCAGCCCTCGGACCCGGCGGCTTGACGCGCGAGCGCGCCGGTTTCGAAGTGCGTGACGTCCACCCGACGCACTACGGACGGGTGTGTCCGATCGAAACACCGGAAGGTCCGAACATCGGATTGATCGCATCGCTATCGACGTACGCTCGGGTCAACGAGTTCGGGTTCGTCGAGACCCCGTACCGCGAGGCCGAGAATGGCCGCGTGACCGATCGCATCCGCTATCTCTCCGCGTTGGAGGAAGAGGACCACGTCATTGCCCAGGCCAATGCGCCCATCGATGCCAAGGGCAATTTCACCGCCGATTTGGTCTCAGCCCGTATCGGCGGCGAGTTCACCATGGTGCGGCCGGATCAAGTCGAATTCATGGACGTCTCGCCGAACCAGTTGGTGAGCGTCGCGGCGTCGCTGATTCCGTTCTTGGAGAACGACGATGCCAACCGCGCGCTGATGGGCTCGAACATGCAACGCCAGGCGGTGCCGCTTTTGCGTACGGATGCGCCGCTGGTGGGCACGGGCATGGAGCGCGTGGTCGCGCGCGATTCCGGCGTCACCGTCGTTGCCAAGCGCGACGGCGTAGTCGAGAGCGTCGACGCCACCCGCATCGTCGTCAAGGCCGACAAACCGAGCGGATCCGGTCGCGATGCAGGCGTCGACATCTACAACCTCACGAAGTACCAGCGCTCGAACCAGAACACCTGCATCAATCAGCGCCCGATCGTGATGGAAGGCGATCGCGTGACGGCCGGCGACGTGATCGGCGACGGCGCGTCGACCGAAATGGGCGAATTGGCGCTCGGTCGCAATATCCGCGTCGCGTTCATGCCGTGGGGCGGCTACAACTTCGAAGACGCGATCCTCATCAGTGAGCGTGTGGTGCGGAGCGATTACTTCACGTCGGTTCATATCGAGGAGTTCGAATGCGTCGCGCGCGACACCAAGCTGGGGCCGGAGGAAATCACCCGCGACATACCGAACGTCGGTGAAGAGGCGCTCAAGGATCTCGATGAGAGCGGCATCATCCGCATCGGCGCCGAAGTTCGCCCAACCGATATCCTCGTCGGCAAGATCACGCCAAAGGGCGAGACCCAACTGTCCCCGGAAGAGAAGCTGTTGCGGGCGATCTTCGGCGAGAAGGCCGGCGAGGTGCGCGACACCTCACTGAAGGTACCGCCGGGTGTGGAGGGCATCGTCATCAACGCCCGCGTATTTTCCCGCAAGGGCGTGTCGAAGGACGAACGGAGCCGGCTCATCGAAGATGAGGCGGTGGCCAAGCTCAAGAAGGATCAGCAGGACGAACAGCGCATCATCAAGGAATCGACGATGCGCAAAGTCAAGAAGCTGCTGGTGGGCAATACCACCTCGACACGTTTGACGGACGATCAGCGCAAGGTGTTGCTCCAGAAGGGGCACGAGATCACGACGGAGGACCTCGAAGAGATCCCGACCGCGCTCTGGGGCGAGATCAAGATCGGCGACGAAAAGGCCGAGGACGAACTCAGCCGAGTGGTCGAGGCCATGCAGGAACAGCAGGCGCTCATCCGCATGGCCTTCCAAGAGAAGATCGATCGATTGAAGAGTGGCGACGAGCTGCCCCCTGGGGTCATCAAGATGGTCAAGGTGTTCGTGGCCATCAAACGCAAGTTACAGGTCGGCGACAAGATGGCCGGCCGCCACGGCAACAAGGGCGTGCTGTCGCGCATCCTGCCGGAAGAAGACATGCCGTACATGGACGACGGCGCGCCGGTGGATATCGTGCTCAACCCGCTCGGGGTGCCCTCACGTATGAACGTCGGTCAGATCCTCGAGACCCACTTGGGATGGGCGGCCCTCGCGCTCGGGGCGCACATCAACGAGGAATTTGAAAACGGCCAGCCGAGCGCGTCGTCGTTGCGCCGCAAGCTGAAGGAATTTTATGGCAAGGATGTCACCGAATTCGTCGACGAGCTGAAGGACGAGGATATCGTCAAGCTGGCGCAGAAGTCCCGCACCGGCGTTCATGTCGCCTCACCGGTGTTCGATGGCGCCTCGGAGAGCGAGATCTTTGGTCTCCTCAATCGCGCCGGCTTGCCGGACTCGGGCCAAACCCGCTTACGCGATGGACGCACCGGCGAGGCTTTCGCGCAGGCCGTGACGGTCGGTGTCATGTATATGATGAAGCTGCATCACCTCGTGGACGACAAGATCCACGCGCGTTCCACTGGGCCGTACTCCCTGGTCACCCAGCAGCCGTTGGGCGGCAAGGCACAGTTTGGCGGCCAGCGTTTGGGTGAAATGGAAGTGTGGGCACTCGAATCTTACGGGGCGGCGTACAGCCTGCAGGAAATGTTGACGGTCAAGTCGGACGACGTCGCCGGCCGCACCCGCATGTATGAGGCGATCGTGAAGGGCGAGAATATCCTCGAGCCCGGATTGCCGGAGTCCTTCAACGTCATGGTGAAGGAACTCCAGAGCCTCGCCTTGGATATCGAGTTGGTCGAGGAGAAGTCGGAGCAGGCGTCCTAAGGGCGCTTGAGACGCAGGAGGAGAGTTTAATGGAAGATCTCTTCACACTCTTCGAGAAGCCGAAGAATCCGCTCAGCTTCAACGCCATGCGCATCGGGCTGGCCTCGCCCGACAAGATTCGCTCGTGGTCGCACGGCGAAGTGCGCAAACCAGAAACCATCAACTACCGGACCTTCAAGCCGGAGCGCGACGGCCTGTTCTGCGCCAAGATCTTTGGCCCAACCAAGGATTACGAGTGCAACTGCGGCAAGTACAAGCGCATGCGCCATCGCGGGGTGGTGTGCGAGAAGTGCGGCGTCGAGGTCATTCAATCGAAGGTCCGACGCGAACGCATGGGGCACATCGATCTCGCGACGCCGGTCGCCCACATCTGGTTCCTCAAGAGCCTGCCCAGCCGCATCGGTACTTTACTCGATATGACGCTGAAGGAACTCGAGAAGGTGCTGTACTTCGAGTCCTACGTGGTCACCGAGCCCGGGAAGACCCCGCTGCAGTACAAAGAACTGCTCAGTGAGCAGCGCTGCCGCAAGGCGCGCGAGGAATTCGGTGAAGGCTTCGCCGCCGAGATGGGCGCCGAGGCGATTCGCAAGCTGCTCAAGGACATCGAAGTCGACAAAACCTCCGACGAGTTGCGGATTGAAATGCGCGAGGCCACCAGCGAGGCCAAGCGGAAGAAACTCGCCAAACGCCTCAAGGTGATGAATGCCTTCCGCCAGTCGGGTAATCGACCCGAGTGGATGATCTTGGAGGTCATCCCGGTGATTCCGCCGGACCTCCGTCCGCTCGTGCCACTCGATGGCGGACGGTTCGCCACCTCCGATCTCAACGATCTCTACCGCCGCGTGATCAATCGCAACAATCGGCTGAAGCGGTTGATGGAGTTGAACGCACCCGACATCATCATCCGAAACGAGAAGCGCATGCTGCAGGAGGCCGTGGACGCGCTGTTCGACAATGGCCGCCGGGGCCGCGCCATCACCGGTCCGAACAAGCGCCCGCTCAAATCGCTCTCCGATATGCTCAAGGGCAAGACCGGCCGCTTCCGCCAAAACCTACTCGGCAAGCGCGTCGACTACTCCGGTCGTTCCGTGATCGTGGTCGGTCCGGAACTGCGCTTGCACCAATGCGGCTTGCCGAAGAAAATGGCGCTCGAACTGTTCAAGCCCTTCATCTACAACAAGCTCGAAGAACGCGGCTTTGTCACCACCATCAAGAGCGCGAAGAAGATGGTCGAGAAGGAGGGTCCCGAAGTGTGGGACATCCTCGACGAGGTTATTCGCGAGCACCCGGTGTTGCTCAATCGTGCGCCGACATTGCACCGCTTGGGCATCCAGGCCTTCGAGCCGATCCTGATCGAAGGGAAGGCGATCCAACTCCATCCGCTGGTGTGCAAGGCCTACAACGCCGACTTCGACGGCGACCAGATGGCGGTCCATGTGCCGCTGTCGGTCGAAGCGCAGGTCGAAGCCCGCGCACTGATGATGTCGACCAATAACATCCTGTCGCCCGCCAACGGCCGGCCGATCATCGAGCCGACTCAGGACATTGTGCTCGGCCTCTACTACATGACGCGAGAGCTTGGCACGGCGAAGGGTGCGGGGAAGCGCTTCTCCAGCTTTGAGGAAGTACGCATCGCCTATGATCAGGGCGAAGTCGATCTGCAGGCCCCCGTCAACGTGCGGCTCAATGGCGAGCGCCTGGAAACCACGGTCGGACGCGTGCTGCTCTACGAGATCGTGCCGCCGGAGATCACCTTCAAGGAAGTCAACTGCGTGATGAAGCGCAAAGAGTTGGCCGGATTGATCGATCTGGCGTACCGGCACTCCGGCAACAAGGCCACGGTCATCTTCGCCGACAAGCTCAAGGATCTTGGCTACGACTACGCGACGCGTGCGGGCATCTCGATCTGCATCGGCAACATGATGATCCCGGCCAACAAGGCCAAGCTGCTCGACGAGGCCAACGGCGAAGTGCGCGAGATCGAGGAGCAGTATAACAAGGGGCTGATCACTGACGGTGAACGCTACAACAAAGTCGTGGACATCTGGGCGGAGGTCACCGATCGGATCGCCGACGAGATGCTGCGCGGCCTCGGCACGCAGGTGAT
Encoded proteins:
- a CDS encoding 50S ribosomal protein L1 gives rise to the protein MARQGKRLAAGMKLVDRTKRYPLADALQLLTQCPAPKFDETVELAVRLGVDPRQADQNVRGTVVLPHGTGKTVRIAVFAKGDKEREAREAGADVVGGEDLVKKIQEEGWLEFDKAIATPDMMGLVGRIGKILGPRGLMPNPKVGTVTFDVAKAVTELKGGKVEFRVEKAGIVQVPIGKRSFGAERLTENASTLIASLIKAKPAAAKGNYLISVAVSATMSPGIKVDPLAVRTLV
- a CDS encoding 50S ribosomal protein L10, whose product is MNREEKSEAVTQLQQRFQRAAVTLVAIPKKLTVAQATKLRRAIRAAGGEYKVPKNTLARLALKETTYGKLESLLQGPTSLVFGYADPVAVTKALVKFVEESNDALAIKGGALEGQSMVVEQVKALASMPSIDVLRARVVAMTQAPGARVVAAMKHPASRIAGAIESLVKQKQNEAGAVAVAAE
- the rplL gene encoding 50S ribosomal protein L7/L12; the encoded protein is MAEAREWSNEVKDIGDKIVALTLLKAQELGDYLKDNYGIEAAAAPMMMAGPAAAGGAAPAAAAEQDEFTVVLTGAGDKKIQVIKVIRELTSLGLKEAKDLVDGAPKPVKEGVNKAQAEEMKKKIEEAGGTAELK
- the rpoB gene encoding DNA-directed RNA polymerase subunit beta — its product is MSSQVASNVRFRRNFGKIKKIVEIPNLIEIQKRSYEEFLQRNVPPSERRDMGLQGVFKSVFPIKDFNETASLEFVNFSLGEPKYSVDECHERGMTYAAPHKVTIQLVIWEVDPTTGARSIKNVKEQEVYFGEIPLMTDNGTFMVNGTERVIVSQLHRSPGVFFDHDKGKTHASGKLLYSARIIPYRGSWIDFEFDPRDILYVRIDRRRKFHATVLLRALGMTTEDLLNYFYKTDTVMIDSKRVAKIFKADQLVGVKASRDIRSPSNELIVKEGRKITKGALKQLEAAGVKEIPITLEEVIGRISAHDVADPKTGEVLIECNQELTTDRLDRLRERGISEIQVLFLDDTHIGSSLRDTLLQDKIVSPDEAIIEIYKRLRPGDPPTVETATTFFNNLFFNPERYDLSRVGRLKLNHKLKINVPLDQGTLRREDILEVVRYLIELKNGNGTIDDIDHLGNRRVRAVGELVENQYRIGLVRMERAIKERMSLQDIETLMPQELINYKPVSAVVKEFFGSSQLSQFMDQTNPLSEITHKRRLSALGPGGLTRERAGFEVRDVHPTHYGRVCPIETPEGPNIGLIASLSTYARVNEFGFVETPYREAENGRVTDRIRYLSALEEEDHVIAQANAPIDAKGNFTADLVSARIGGEFTMVRPDQVEFMDVSPNQLVSVAASLIPFLENDDANRALMGSNMQRQAVPLLRTDAPLVGTGMERVVARDSGVTVVAKRDGVVESVDATRIVVKADKPSGSGRDAGVDIYNLTKYQRSNQNTCINQRPIVMEGDRVTAGDVIGDGASTEMGELALGRNIRVAFMPWGGYNFEDAILISERVVRSDYFTSVHIEEFECVARDTKLGPEEITRDIPNVGEEALKDLDESGIIRIGAEVRPTDILVGKITPKGETQLSPEEKLLRAIFGEKAGEVRDTSLKVPPGVEGIVINARVFSRKGVSKDERSRLIEDEAVAKLKKDQQDEQRIIKESTMRKVKKLLVGNTTSTRLTDDQRKVLLQKGHEITTEDLEEIPTALWGEIKIGDEKAEDELSRVVEAMQEQQALIRMAFQEKIDRLKSGDELPPGVIKMVKVFVAIKRKLQVGDKMAGRHGNKGVLSRILPEEDMPYMDDGAPVDIVLNPLGVPSRMNVGQILETHLGWAALALGAHINEEFENGQPSASSLRRKLKEFYGKDVTEFVDELKDEDIVKLAQKSRTGVHVASPVFDGASESEIFGLLNRAGLPDSGQTRLRDGRTGEAFAQAVTVGVMYMMKLHHLVDDKIHARSTGPYSLVTQQPLGGKAQFGGQRLGEMEVWALESYGAAYSLQEMLTVKSDDVAGRTRMYEAIVKGENILEPGLPESFNVMVKELQSLALDIELVEEKSEQAS
- the rpoC gene encoding DNA-directed RNA polymerase subunit beta', yielding MEDLFTLFEKPKNPLSFNAMRIGLASPDKIRSWSHGEVRKPETINYRTFKPERDGLFCAKIFGPTKDYECNCGKYKRMRHRGVVCEKCGVEVIQSKVRRERMGHIDLATPVAHIWFLKSLPSRIGTLLDMTLKELEKVLYFESYVVTEPGKTPLQYKELLSEQRCRKAREEFGEGFAAEMGAEAIRKLLKDIEVDKTSDELRIEMREATSEAKRKKLAKRLKVMNAFRQSGNRPEWMILEVIPVIPPDLRPLVPLDGGRFATSDLNDLYRRVINRNNRLKRLMELNAPDIIIRNEKRMLQEAVDALFDNGRRGRAITGPNKRPLKSLSDMLKGKTGRFRQNLLGKRVDYSGRSVIVVGPELRLHQCGLPKKMALELFKPFIYNKLEERGFVTTIKSAKKMVEKEGPEVWDILDEVIREHPVLLNRAPTLHRLGIQAFEPILIEGKAIQLHPLVCKAYNADFDGDQMAVHVPLSVEAQVEARALMMSTNNILSPANGRPIIEPTQDIVLGLYYMTRELGTAKGAGKRFSSFEEVRIAYDQGEVDLQAPVNVRLNGERLETTVGRVLLYEIVPPEITFKEVNCVMKRKELAGLIDLAYRHSGNKATVIFADKLKDLGYDYATRAGISICIGNMMIPANKAKLLDEANGEVREIEEQYNKGLITDGERYNKVVDIWAEVTDRIADEMLRGLGTQVITDEKGQKHSIPSFNPIFMMADSGARGSAQQIRQLAGMRGLMAKPSGEIIETPITANFREGLTVLQYFISTHGARKGLADTALKTANSGYLTRRLVDVAQDSIITEQDCGSIDGIEISPLVEGGEIIEGLGDRVLGRVALEDIRDPFSNDLLVRTTEEIDEAKVKAIEDSGLERVKIRSVLTCQSRRGVCVRCYGRDLARGHMVNLGEAIGVIAAQSIGEPGTQLTMRTFHIGGTASRRAEQTTLEARNDGFLKFINLSTVTNREGDLVVMNRNGEVAVIEMPEPGRERERERYRIVYGAKLKKKDGTRVKSGDLLAEWDPYTLPILTEVSGTVKFGDLVDTVTMEEKVDERTGLSTKVIIDCKDLDKRPRVSIKDEQGHTIKLPGSEAVARYQLPVGAHIHVSEGQKMNAGDVIAKIPRETTKTKDITGGLPRVAELFEARKPKEFAVISEIDGIVSFGKDTKGKRKVVVTPEVGEPREYLIPKGKHISVHEGDAVRAGEALMDGSSNPHDILTILGEKALAKYLVDEVQEIYRLQGVRINDKHIEVIVRQMLRRVRIKEVGDSDFLIGDQVEKWRFEEANATVLEGGGEPAIAEPLLLGITKASLSTESFISAASFQETTKVLTEAAINGKVDHLVGLKENVIMGRLIPAGTGLLSYGRMELVAEQPEGVADEEAAPVVAEASQG